A window from Mesotoga sp. UBA6090 encodes these proteins:
- a CDS encoding DUF1819 family protein: protein MPYNGTLTAEQFLFYEMRIVSKQYLEQKPIEEIIAYIKRGNLFQYPTERMVIRIARACQKRLVALNNEKLVYELANAPIEVAKQINLYAMMRYNRLVREFMEGLVGEKYHHQDFSYTKKDINVFFSHLQEQNDNVAAWSEKTIIKLKQVLTRCLIETGMLDGVRDTTLNPIFISEELETGIRENNDLTALAAFNCFR, encoded by the coding sequence ATGCCATATAACGGCACCCTGACTGCTGAGCAATTCCTGTTTTATGAGATGAGAATTGTGTCGAAGCAGTATCTTGAACAAAAGCCAATTGAAGAGATCATTGCGTATATCAAACGGGGCAATTTGTTCCAGTATCCGACGGAACGCATGGTCATAAGAATCGCTCGTGCTTGTCAAAAGCGGCTGGTTGCGCTCAACAACGAGAAACTGGTCTACGAGTTGGCGAACGCACCCATTGAAGTTGCGAAGCAGATAAACCTCTACGCGATGATGCGCTACAACCGTCTTGTCCGCGAGTTTATGGAGGGACTTGTCGGCGAAAAGTATCACCACCAGGACTTTTCCTATACCAAGAAGGACATTAACGTGTTTTTCTCCCACTTACAGGAACAGAACGACAACGTGGCGGCTTGGAGTGAGAAGACGATAATAAAATTAAAACAAGTACTGACTAGGTGCCTAATTGAAACAGGGATGCTTGATGGTGTCAGGGATACTACGTTAAACCCTATATTCATTAGTGAGGAACTAGAAACAGGCATCCGCGAAAACAATGACTTGA